The proteins below come from a single Notamacropus eugenii isolate mMacEug1 chromosome 7, mMacEug1.pri_v2, whole genome shotgun sequence genomic window:
- the GPR65 gene encoding psychosine receptor isoform X2, with protein MNETECIEEQHQVDHYLFPIIYIFVMVISIPANVGSLCVSCLQVKKKNELGVYLFGLSLSDLLYSSTLPLWIHYTWNEDNWIFSPALCKVSAFLMYVNFYSSTAFLSCISLDRYLAVVYPLKFPYLRTRRIAFSISLSIWIIETLFNAIIIWKDETSIERCGTNKSYVLCFDKYPLEKWQVNFNIFRTCTGYVVPLVIILFCNQKVYQAVKHNQATENHEKKRIIKLLLSITITFFLCFTPFHTMLLILSIGTHSTNIGKQIFKLYRITVALTSLNCVADPILYCFVSETGRSDIWTVFRFCHLSSKSQRKMTVSVSTKYSVELDIAE; from the coding sequence ATGAATGAAACTGAGTGTATTGAAGAACAACACCAGGTAGATCACTATTTGTTCCCCATCATTTATATCTTTGTGATGGTCATCAGCATTCCTGCCAACGTTGGATCTCTGTGTGTCTCATGTCtgcaagtgaagaagaaaaatgaattaggAGTTTACCTTTTTGGTCTATCACTCTCTGATCTTCTCTATTCATCAACGTTACCCCTTTGGATACATTACACTTGGAATGAAGACAATTGGATATTCTCTCCCGCCCTGTGCAAAGTGAGTGCTTTCCTGATGTATGTGAATTTCTACAGTAGCACCGCCTTCCTCTCTTGCATCTCTCTTGATAGATACTTGGCAGTGGTCTATCCTTTGAAATTTCCCTATCTAAGAACAAGAAGAATTGCCTTTTCCATCAGTCTCTCAATCTGGATCATAGAAACATTGTTCAATGCCATCATTATCTGGAAAGATGAAACATCTATTGAACGCTGTGGTACCAACAAGTCTTATGTTTTGTGTTTTGACAAATACCCCTTGGAGAAATGGCAAGTTAACTTCAACATCTTTCGGACATGCACAGGTTATGTGGTCCCCTtggttataattttattttgcaaCCAAAAAGTCTATCAAGCAGTAAAGCATAATCAAGCCacagagaaccatgaaaagaagAGGATCATCAAGTTGCTTTTAAGTATCACAAtcacttttttcttgtgttttactCCTTTCCATACTATGTTGCTGATTCTAAGTATTGGAACACATAGCACAAACATCGGCAAGCAGATATTTAAACTTTATAGAATCACTGTTGCCCTGACGAGTTTAAATTGTGTGGCAGATCCAATTTTGTACTGTTTTGTAAGTGAGACAGGAAGATCAGATATATGGACCGTGTTCAGATTCTGCCATCTGTCAAgtaagtctcaaagaaaaatgacagtCTCTGTGTCTACAAAATACAGTGTGGAGTTAGATATAGCAGAATAA
- the GPR65 gene encoding psychosine receptor isoform X1: MNETECIEEQHQVDHYLFPIIYIFVMVISIPANVGSLCVSCLQVKKKNELGVYLFGLSLSDLLYSSTLPLWIHYTWNEDNWIFSPALCKVSAFLMYVNFYSSTAFLSCISLDRYLAVVYPLKFPYLRTRRIAFSISLSIWIIETLFNAIIIWKDETSIERCGTNKSYVLCFDKYPLEKWQVNFNIFRTCTGYVVPLVIILFCNQKVYQAVKHNQATENHEKKRIIKLLLSITITFFLCFTPFHTMLLILSIGTHSTNIGKQIFKLYRITVALTSLNCVADPILYCFVSETGRSDIWTVFRFCHLSSTTSDLGMELEDCSFNRKHTKTHMLSHQLTHVCTKKLGSFSKSYMPSI, translated from the exons ATGAATGAAACTGAGTGTATTGAAGAACAACACCAGGTAGATCACTATTTGTTCCCCATCATTTATATCTTTGTGATGGTCATCAGCATTCCTGCCAACGTTGGATCTCTGTGTGTCTCATGTCtgcaagtgaagaagaaaaatgaattaggAGTTTACCTTTTTGGTCTATCACTCTCTGATCTTCTCTATTCATCAACGTTACCCCTTTGGATACATTACACTTGGAATGAAGACAATTGGATATTCTCTCCCGCCCTGTGCAAAGTGAGTGCTTTCCTGATGTATGTGAATTTCTACAGTAGCACCGCCTTCCTCTCTTGCATCTCTCTTGATAGATACTTGGCAGTGGTCTATCCTTTGAAATTTCCCTATCTAAGAACAAGAAGAATTGCCTTTTCCATCAGTCTCTCAATCTGGATCATAGAAACATTGTTCAATGCCATCATTATCTGGAAAGATGAAACATCTATTGAACGCTGTGGTACCAACAAGTCTTATGTTTTGTGTTTTGACAAATACCCCTTGGAGAAATGGCAAGTTAACTTCAACATCTTTCGGACATGCACAGGTTATGTGGTCCCCTtggttataattttattttgcaaCCAAAAAGTCTATCAAGCAGTAAAGCATAATCAAGCCacagagaaccatgaaaagaagAGGATCATCAAGTTGCTTTTAAGTATCACAAtcacttttttcttgtgttttactCCTTTCCATACTATGTTGCTGATTCTAAGTATTGGAACACATAGCACAAACATCGGCAAGCAGATATTTAAACTTTATAGAATCACTGTTGCCCTGACGAGTTTAAATTGTGTGGCAGATCCAATTTTGTACTGTTTTGTAAGTGAGACAGGAAGATCAGATATATGGACCGTGTTCAGATTCTGCCATCTGTCAA GTACAACATCTGACCTTGGCATGGAATTAGAAGATTGTTCCTTCAACAGAAAGCACACCAAAACACACATGCTTAGCCACCAATTAACTCATGTGTGTAccaagaagctggggtcctttaGCAAATCCTATATGCCATCTATTTGA